AGAGCTTAAATCTAAACCAAAAAATATTTTGGAATTAGGTTGTGGAAGTGGACAAATTTTTTCAAATGTAGGTTGGGAGTTTGATAAATATTTAGCAATTGATGGTTCAAAACAGATGTGTGAACTTCATCCAAAAGCAGAAAATTTAATAGTAAAATGTCTAAATTTTGATAGTAATGAATTTTTTGACGAGATAAAAAACCAAAAATTTGATATGGTAATATCATCTTCAGCTCTTCAGTGGTCAAATGATTTAAAAAAAATAGTAGAAGAGCTAAGTAAAATTACTAGTGAAATAAATGTTGTTTTATTTACTTCAAATACTTTTAAAACAATTCAAAATATTACAAATCAAAAATCTCCAATTTTGGATGAAAATACAATAAAAGATGCTTTTTCTAGCTATTTTCTTTGTGAATTTGAAACTATTTCTTATAAATTAGAGTTTGATAATAAAAAAGAGCTTTTTGATTATATTAAAAAATCAGGTGTTAGTGGAAAAAGTGAATTAAATTTTGAAAAGGCTAAAAAATTGTATAAAGAGTATAATTTAAACTATTTAGAGTTTGAAGTTATTTTTGTTAAAACAATCTCTAAGTTATAGAGTTCATATCTAATATATTTAAAGTTCTCACTATCTTCTATTGATGATAATTTTGTAAGCTCCTCTAAAACCCTTGAACTCTCTTGAGCTCTTTTAAAGTTTGCTATTAAAATTGAGTTTAAATCTTCTCTATTTTGTTCACTTTTTATAGATTCTCTTAAAACATCATTTTCTACATCTCTAGTTTCAAGAAGTTCATAATAATTTTTAGTTCGTGCAATGTGTCTTAAACTTTTTAGCTTTGTAGAAATCTCTTTATTATTGTATATATATCTAAAAATATCTTCTACAACTCTAATTCCTTCTCTAAGTCGATTTAGATTTGCGTCAATTAGTCTTAAGTGATTTTTATTCATATTGTAGAGTATATATAGGGTGTGAACCCTATATATTATTCGTTGTTTTTCATAATTCCAAGAATTTGAAGAAGCGATATAAATAGATTAAAGAAATCTAAATATAGTGAAAGTGCAGCTTCAACTGGAGAGTCATAATTTCCTTTGATTATATTTTGTGTATCGTACAAAATAAATGCTGAGAAAAGTAAAGCTCCAACACTTGCAATTACTAGTTGCATCATTGATGATTGGATGAATATATTTGATATACCAGCAACAATCATTATAATAAGTGCAATGAATAAGAATTTACCCATAAAAGAGAAATCTTTTTTAGTTGTCATAGCAAACATTGAAATTCCACCAAATGCAATTGATGTCATTAAAAATGCTTGACCAACAATTGAAGCACCACCAGGCATCGCAAAAATTGAAGTTAATAACGGCGCAATTGTAAGACCTGTTATAAATGTAAATGCAAAAAGTACCGCTAAATTTACACCAGGAGTGTGTTTTACTCTAGGAATTACAAAAAAGATAAGCCCTAATTCAATTGCAAATAAAACCCACATCATAGGACCTGCAATATAGTTTACAATTCCTAATCCAATATATGCTCCAGCAGTTGCTGCTAGAAGTGAACCAGCAAAAAGTTGATAAGTAGCTTTTAAAAAGCTCATTATATATGCTTGTTGTGATGATTCATTTGAGTAACTATTTGTCTTATCTGTCAAATAATCTCTGTTGTACATCTTCTTTCCTTTTATTATAGTTTGAAACTTTATTTATATAACACTACTTCAATGTTATATTAGGACATTATAGTATATAAAATTGGTAAATAAAAGATTAATAAAATAAAATTCCCAAATTTAAGCCAACATTAATAAAAACCCCTTGACAAAAGAAAAAAAAGGCACTATAATTCCCGTCCAATTTGACCAGAGGGTTAAAATTAGAGTTCTTTAAAATATGTATGAAGTTTATAAGTAATCTTTGTAAACTAAATATAATGATTGTTAAAAGTAAAAAAATTGAACAAGATATAAATATTGTAAAAGATATTTATTAACTTGTCTATAAATTTGAGTGATAATTTTGTAATTAAGTAATTAAAAACAAAAATGTCAGTTTCAACTACTACATAATGATTAAATAAGATTTAATCAATAATTTATGGAGAGTTTGATCCTGGCTCAGAGTGAACGCTGGCGGCGTGCTTAACACATGCAAGTCGAACGAGAACGGGTTATAGCTTGCTATAATTGTCAGCTAAGTGGCGCACGGGTGAGTAATGTATAGGTAATATGCCTCTTACTAAGGGATAACAAATGGAAACGTTTGCTAATACCTTATACTCCTTATTAACAGAAGTTAATAAGGGAAAGATTTATTGGTAAGAGATTAGCCTGTATTGTATCAGTTAGTTGGTGGGGTAATGGCTTACCAAGACTATGACACATAACTGGTTTGAGAGGATGATCAGTCACACTGGAACTGAGACACGGTCCAGACTCCTACGGGAGGCAGCAGTGGGGAATATTGCACAATGGACGAAAGTCTGATGCAGCAACGCCGCGTGGAGGATGACACATTTCGGTGCGTAAACTCCTTTTATATGAGAAGATAATGACGGTATTATATGAATAAGCACCGGCTAACTCCGTGCCAGCAGCCGCGGTAATACGGGGGGTGCAAGCGTTACTCGGAATCACTGGGCGTAAAGAGCATGTAGGCGGATTAATAAGTTTGAAGTGAAATCCTATAGCTTAACTATAGAACTGCTTTGAAAACTGTTAATCTAGAATGTGGGAGAGGTAGATGGAATTTCTGGTGTAGGGGTAAAATCCGTAGAGATCAGAAGGAATACCGATTGCGAAGGCGATCTACTGGAACATTATTGACGCTGAGATGCGAAAGCGTGGGGAGCAAACAGGATTAGATACCCTGGTAGTCCACGCCCTAAACGATGTACACTAGTTGTTGTGAGACTTGATCTTGCAGTAATGCAGTTAACACATTAAGTGTACCGCCTGGGGAGTACGGTCGCAAGATTAAAACTCAAAGGAATAGACGGGGACCCGCACAAGCGGTGGAGCATGTGGTTTAATTCGACGATACACGAAAGAACCTTACCTGGACTTGACATAGTAAGAACTTTCTAGAGATAGATTGGTGTCTGCTTGCAGAAACTTATATACAGGTGCTGCACGGCTGTCGTCAGCTCGTGTCGTGAGATGTTGGGTTAAGTCCCGCAACGAGCGCAACCCTCGTGTTTAGTTGCTAACAGTTCGGCTGAGAACTCTAAACAGACTGCCTACGCAAGTAGGAGGAAGGTGAGGACGACGTCAAGTCATCATGGCCCTTACGTCCAGGGCTACACACGTGCTACAATGGGATATACAAAGAGCGGCAATACGGTGACGTGGAGCAAATCTTATAAAATATCTCCCAGTTCGGATTGTAGTCTGCAACTCGACTACATGAAGTTGGAATCGCTAGTAATCGTAGATCAGCTATGCTACGGTGAATACGTTCCCGGGTCTTGTACTCACCGCCCGTCACACCATGGGAGTCGAACTCATTCGAAGCGGGGATGCTAAAATAGCTACCTTCCACAGTGGATTTGGCGACTGGGGTGAAGTCGTAACAAGGTAACCGTAGGAGAACCTGCGGTTGGATCACCTCCTTTCAAAGAAATATTATTAAGATTTGTTTCTTAATATATAAATAAAAAGAAAAAAACTACTTTTAACAACATATATTTAGTTTGTAAAGATTATTTGAAGAACTACAAATAATTTATAGGTAAATATGGGCCTATAGCTCAGCTGGCTAGAGCGCTCGACTGATAATCGTGAGGTCTCAGGGTTCAAGTCCTGATAGGCCCACCATCATGGGGAATTAGCTCAGCTGGGAGAGCGCCTGCTTTGCACGCAGGAGGTCAGCGGTTCGATCCCGCTATTCTCCACCATATATACTATAAGAATAAAATTAGATATAAGCTTTTATATATAAGAGTTTATATCTGGTTTTAATCAGAAGCGTTACCTTGAAATAACTTTAGTTATTTTAAGTAATATGATATTTAAAAATATAATGTTAAAGTCTTTAAAATTTTTTCGTAAAATTAAATAGTAATGTTTAATTTTAAATAAAAAAATTTCATATCTAAAATTTAATGTAAAAATTAAATTTAACTATAGATAACACAACTAACTTATTATAGTATGTACTTGTATATATGTTTAATAAGATAGTAGCCAAAGAATATTATCAAATTTAGAATAATTAGAAATAATTATTCTGGCAATTATAAGCTATTAAGGGCTAATGGTGGATGCCTTGACTGTAAGAGGCGATGAAGGACGTATTAGGCTGCGATAAGCCTCGGGGAGCTGCCAAAGAGCTTTGATCCGAGGATTTCCGAATGGGGCAACCCAGCATATAGAGATATATGTTACCCTACGGGGAGCGAACCTGGTGAAGTGAAACATCTCAGTAGCCAGAGGAAGAGAAATCAAATGAGATTCCCATAGTAGCGGCGAGCGAACTGGGATTAGGACAAACCCAATGCTTGCATTGGGGGTTGTAGGACTATAATGTGTAATTAAAGAGAATAGATGAATTAGTTGGAAAACTAGAGCATAGAAGGTGATACTCCTGTAATTAAAATTCTCAATAATACTAATAGTATCCTGAGTAGGTCGGAACACGTGATATTTTGACTGAAGCTGGGGGGACCACCCTCCAATCCTAAATACTACTTACAGATCGATAGTGAACAAGTACCGTGAGGGAAAGGTGAAAAGTACTGCAGCGAGCAGAGTGAAATAGAACCTGAAACCATTAGCTTACAATCATTCAGAGCCCTATGATTTATCAGGGTGATGGACTGCCTTTTGCATAATGAGCCTGCGAGTTGTGGTGTCTGGCAAGGTTAAGCCAAGTGCGAAGCCGTAGCGAAAGCGAGTCTTAATAGGGCGACATAGTCAGATGCTGCAGACCCGAAACGAAGTGATCTATCCATGAGCAGGTTGAAGCTGGTGTAAGAGCCAGTGGAGGACCGAACCCGCTGACGTTGAAAAGTCTTGGGATGACTTGTGGATAGGGGTGAAAGGCCAATCAAACTTCGTGATAGCTGGTTCTCTCCGAAATATATTTAGGTATAGCCTTGTGTTGTAGCATATAGGGGTAGAGCACTGAATGGGCTAGGGCTGCTTACCGCGGTACCAAACCCTATCAAACTATGAATACTATATGTGGAATCACAGGAGTCAGGCGGTGGGTGATAAAATCCGTCGTCAAGAGGGGAACAACCCAGACTAACAGCTAAGGTCCCTAAGTTACATCTAAGTGGAAAACGATGTGGAGTTACTGTGACAACCAGGAGGTTGGCTTAGAAGCAGCCATCCTTTAAAGAAAGCGTAACAGCTCACTGGTCTAGTGATTCTGCGCGGAAAATATAACGGGGCTAAGATGTACACCGAAGCTTTAGATTCAATTTTTAATTGAGTGGTAGGAGAGCGTTCTATTCAGCGTTGAAGGTATACCGGTAAGGAGTGCTGGAGCGGATAGAAGTGAGCATGCAGGCATGAGTAGCGATAATTAAGGTGAGAATCCTTAACGCCGAAAACCCAAGGTTTCCTACGCGATGCTCGTCATCGTAGGGTTAGTCGGGTCCTAAGTCGAGACTGAAAAGTGTAGACGATGGCAAATTGGTTAATATTCCAATACCAACATATAAGCGCGATGTGGGGACGCATAGAGTTAGTCGAGCTCACTGATGGAATAGTGGGTCGAAGGATGTAGGTTGTTAAGTAGGCAAATCCGCTTAACGTTAGACCGAGATCTTACAGGCTCTTGACACTCTTCGGAGGAGATGGAGAATCGATGATACTGTCGTGCCAAGAAAAGCCACTAAGTTTATTATATGTTGCCCGTACCGTAAACCGACACAGGTGGGTGGGATGAGTATTCTAAGGCGCGTGGAAGAACCCTCTTTAAGGAACTCTGCAAAATAGCACCGTATCTTCGGTATAAGGTGTGCCTACTTTGGTATATGAACTTGCTTCAAAAAGCTAGAGAGGTTGCAACAAAGAGTCCCTCCCGACTGTTTACCAAAAACACAGCACTTTGCTAACACGTAAGTGGATGTATAAGGTGTGACGCCTGCCCGGTGCTCGAAGGTTAATTGATGATGTCAGCGCAAGCGAAGCATTTGATCGAAGCCCGAGTAAACGGCGGCCGTAACTATAACGGTCCTAAGGTAGCGAAATTCCTTGTCAGTTAAATACTGACCTGCATGAATGGCGTAACGAGATGGGAGCTGTCTCAAAGAGGATCCAGTGAAATTGTAGTGGAGGTGAAAATTCCTCCTACCCGCGGAAAGACGGAAAGACCCCGTGCACCTTTACTACAGCTTGACACTGTAGCTTGGATATTCATGTGCAGGATAGGTGGGAGGCTATGATGACTAGACGCAAGTAGAGTCGGAGCCATCCTTGAGATACCACCCTTGAATATTTGAGTTACTAACTGCGATGAGTTATCCTCATTCAGGACAATGTCTGGTGGGTAGTTTGACTGGGGCGGTCGCCTCCTAAATAGTAACGGAGGCTTACAAAGGTTAGTTCAAAGCGGATGGAAATCGCTTGTTGAGTATAATGGCATAAACTAGCTTGACTGTGAGACCTACAAGTCGAACAGAGACGAAAGTCGGTCATAGTGATCCGGTGGTTCTGCGTGGAAGGGCCATCGCTCAAAGGATAAAAGGTACGCCGGGGATAACAGGCTGATCTCCCCCAAGAGCTCACATCGACGGGGAGGTTTGGCACCTCGATGTCGGCTCATCGCATCCTGGGGCTGTAGTCGGTCCCAAGGGTATGGCTGTTCGCCATTTAAAGCGGTACGCGAGCTGGGTTCAGAACGTCGTGAGACAGTTCGGTCCCTATCTTCCGTGGGCGTAGGAAAGTTGAAGAGATTTGTCCCTAGTACGAGAGGACCGGGATGAACCAACCACTGGTGTACCAATTGTTCTGCCAAGAGCATCGTTGGGTAGCCACGTTGGGATGTGATAAGAGCTGAAAGCATCTAAGCTCGAAGCCAACTCTAAGATGAACTTTCCCTGAAGTTCCCAGCAAGACTAGCTGGTTGATAGGCTGGATGTGTAATGGGTGTAAGCCCTTTAGCTGACCAGTACTAATAGAACGTTTGGCTTATTTTTAACAATTTTCTTTGGTTTACTATCTTATTAAGCATATTTCTTATGTTTAATTTGTGTTGATTATGTATAGATATACAAATATGAAATTAGCTTTTTAAAGCTACAAAGACTTTAGCATTAAATTTCTCAATCTCGCAATTTGAGTATTAAGAGTTTACAAAAGCTTTTAATACTCAAATTTGCTGGTGGTTAAAGAGAAGTGGAAATACCCAGCCCCATTCCGAACCTGGTAGTCAAGCACTTCATCGCCGATAATACTGCTGGGTCCCCCGGTGGAAACGTAGGTCGCTGCCAGCTCATTGAGTTTTTATTAAATCCAAAGAGCTTATCTTGTCTTACTATACTCTTAAAGTAGGTCAAGGTAAGCTTTTTTATTTTACTTCTTGTTTTCTTACTTTTTTAAATTACAAAAACTTATTAATTATGAAATAAACTAGAAAAAGATAAAATTTATGCTACTATTATAAACTTATAGAAAAAGGCAAATAAAATAATGACAAAATGTGGATATGTTTCAGTTGTTGGTCGTCCAAATGCAGGTAAAAGCTCACTATTAAATTGGCTTGTTGGTGAAAAAATAGCTATGGTTTCACACAAAGCTAATGCAACAAGAAGAAGATCAAATATTATAGTAATGCATGAAGAAGATCAAATTGTATTTGTGGATACACCAGGAATTCATGAAACAGAGAAATTGCTAAATCAATTTATGTTAGATGAAGCTTTAAAAGCCATGGGAGATTGTGATTTAATACTTTTTTTGGCTCCAGTTACAGATAGTTTAAAATATTATGAAGATTTTTTAGAAAAAAATAAAAAAAATACAAAACATATTTTACTTCTTACAAAAATTGATTTTGTTAATAATGATGAGTTGATGCTTAAATTAAAAGAGTACGAGAAGTATAGTGATAAATATGAGGCAATGATACCAATATCTATAAAAAAAGCTACAAAAAAATCTGATATTTTAGATGTTGTAGTAAAATATTTACCAGAGCATCCATATTTATTTGATCCTGAGATTATGACAACTGAACATTTAAGAGACCTATATAAAGAGTTTATAAGAGAGTCTATCTTTGAAAATATAAGTGATGAGATACCTTATGAAGCTGATGTAATGATAAATAAGATAGAAGAGAAACCAAATGTTGATGTAATAAGAGCTACTATAATTGTTCAAAAAGATAGCCAAAAAGGAATGATTATTGGTCAGCAGGCTACTGCGATTAAAAGAATTGGAAAAGCCGCAAGAATTAAGATAGAAAAACTTAGTGGTAAAAAGTGTTTTCTTGAGCTATTTGTTAGTGTAAAGAAGAATTGGACAAAGAATAAAGATGCTTTAAAATCTATGGGGTATGATATAGATATTTAGTTTTAGAATGTTTTAAAATCTATTTTTTAGGGGAAAATATGGTTTTCTTTGCTAATAGTAATGATATTATTGTTGTTGATATTGAAGTTACTGAAAAAATAGATGATAGATATTTAAAGAGTTTTGTTTTATCAAACTTAAAATTAAAAAATATATCTTTAGAAAATTGTAATAAATTATATGTAAATTATCTTGAATATCCAAAGGAGTATCAAGTATTTGTAGTAAATTCACAATTTATTTTTTTTGATTTTGAAGCATTTTACTCTTATTATGAAAATAGAGATTTTGAAGGTTTTGAACTTTTAATTTATAGTAATTTTTTTCTAATATTCAAAGATAAGAAATTTTTTTATTATCAAAAAATAAATCAGGATTTAAATCAAGATGATTTTATAAAATTTTTAAATAAGAAATTTAATATTAATATATCTAACATAAAATTAGTTTCAAAAGATGAATTTGAAAAGTTAAAAAAAGATTTTATTCAAAAAAATCAAAAAATTAATCATAAAAAAAATATCAACAAAGATGGACTTAAATATATTGATTTAAAATCTAATTTCTCATTTTACATCTATATCTTTTATCTTTTGTCTATTTTATTTATTGGATACTATTTTTACAATACTTATTTTAATATTATTGAAAAAAAGAGGAAATTATAGATTTTGAAGAAATAAAATCCAAAATTACTTTTAATAGTTTTGAAGAAAAATTCTATGTTATATCAAAAAATATTGATAAAAATAGATTAGTTTTGAACTCTTTTGATTATAGACACGATACTGCGAAAATTGTTGTAAGCTCTTCAAATAAAGAAAATATTGATAAATTTTTAGAAAGTTGTGAAAATGTAATATCATCTTCTACTCATTTTAATGAAGAGAGTAAAATTTTTGAGGCTGCAATTGATGTTGGCAAACTTTAAAAATAGTTTTGAAAATAGCTCTTTAAAAACAAAAATAGAGCTTTATTTATTACCTATTCTTCTCTTATTTTTATTATATGTGCTATTTTATAATGAAAAAATTGAAGAGAATCAAAATATTCAAAATAGTGAATTGCTAAATATAGAGAATAAAAAATTCACAGATTCTATTTTGGAACTATCAAATAAAATTGAAGATATTGCAAAAAGTGAAAAATTAATTATTCAAAAAACTCAAAGCCAAAAAGAGCAGATAATTGTTCAACTAAGAGGGAAAAGAGATGATTTACTTAGATTTTTGGAAAAAGTTGAAGAGATAAATAGTTTTACAAAAATTGATTTTTTGAGTTTGAAAAAATTTGAAAATGAGATTTATTTAATAGATATAAGAGTTGATGTATCAAAATATTATTTAAAAAATAAAAAAGTTAAAGATATAATAAATATAGAGCAAGAAGAGATAAATGGAACAAAAGAAGATAAACATAAAGAAGAAATTATTGTAAGACCAGATTTTAAAATAAATGCAATTGTAGGGAATAATACCTTTATAAATGGTACTTGGTTTGAATTAAATGATGAAGTTTTAGGTTATAAGATAGAAACTATTGCTAGTGATTATGTGATATTGAAAAATAATAAAGATATTATAAAATTGGAGGTAAATAGTATTGAGTATTTTAAAAACAAAAATTGATTACACTCTATTTGAAAAATATAACAAAGAGTATTTTATAGAAAATTGTGAGGGTGTAAGAGAAATGTATGTATAAAAATAAAGGGCTTTTTTTATTTTAGCTTCGATTTTATAAGGCTTTGTGTGTAAATTATAGGGCGGTTGTAGAAATGTATGTAAGGTGTTATTTTCCCTATCTTTCAGTATCTTCATTTTAATAGAAAAAATCAAAGAAAATTCAACTATAAAACTATCAATAATAAGCCGATAATATAGGCTATAAGGCTATAAAAAATTAAAAGAAATTTACGGGCAAGAATTTAGTATAAATCAATTCTGAAGCGGTTGTAAAAGTAGAGCAAGTAAACCTAGCAAGTAAACCAAGTAAACTTTGAGCAAGTAAACTTATTTTAAGTACAAAGTACTCTAAAAGTAGTGCAATGTAACCTAGCAATGTAACTAATGTAACTTAGAGCAATGTAGCCTAATTTTAATTTTAAAGCAGTTGTAAAAGTAGAGCAAAGTAA
Above is a genomic segment from Aliarcobacter cryaerophilus containing:
- a CDS encoding methyltransferase, producing the protein MELKNQFSKYAKEYKSYNIIQQICAKSLIRELKSKPKNILELGCGSGQIFSNVGWEFDKYLAIDGSKQMCELHPKAENLIVKCLNFDSNEFFDEIKNQKFDMVISSSALQWSNDLKKIVEELSKITSEINVVLFTSNTFKTIQNITNQKSPILDENTIKDAFSSYFLCEFETISYKLEFDNKKELFDYIKKSGVSGKSELNFEKAKKLYKEYNLNYLEFEVIFVKTISKL
- a CDS encoding thiamine-phosphate pyrophosphorylase — its product is MNKNHLRLIDANLNRLREGIRVVEDIFRYIYNNKEISTKLKSLRHIARTKNYYELLETRDVENDVLRESIKSEQNREDLNSILIANFKRAQESSRVLEELTKLSSIEDSENFKYIRYELYNLEIVLTKITSNSK
- a CDS encoding Bax inhibitor-1/YccA family protein; its protein translation is MYNRDYLTDKTNSYSNESSQQAYIMSFLKATYQLFAGSLLAATAGAYIGLGIVNYIAGPMMWVLFAIELGLIFFVIPRVKHTPGVNLAVLFAFTFITGLTIAPLLTSIFAMPGGASIVGQAFLMTSIAFGGISMFAMTTKKDFSFMGKFLFIALIIMIVAGISNIFIQSSMMQLVIASVGALLFSAFILYDTQNIIKGNYDSPVEAALSLYLDFFNLFISLLQILGIMKNNE
- the era gene encoding GTPase Era — translated: MTKCGYVSVVGRPNAGKSSLLNWLVGEKIAMVSHKANATRRRSNIIVMHEEDQIVFVDTPGIHETEKLLNQFMLDEALKAMGDCDLILFLAPVTDSLKYYEDFLEKNKKNTKHILLLTKIDFVNNDELMLKLKEYEKYSDKYEAMIPISIKKATKKSDILDVVVKYLPEHPYLFDPEIMTTEHLRDLYKEFIRESIFENISDEIPYEADVMINKIEEKPNVDVIRATIIVQKDSQKGMIIGQQATAIKRIGKAARIKIEKLSGKKCFLELFVSVKKNWTKNKDALKSMGYDIDI